The Myxococcota bacterium DNA segment GTGGTGCAGGTCGCCACGGACGGCCTGATCGAGCTGGCCGGCGACGAGGCCACCGGTCGCTGGCAAATCACCGAGACGATCCAGCTCAAAGACCGCCGCGCGCTGCTCAACATCGGCCGCTACCGCGATCGCTACCGCCGTGACCGGGACGGCGCGTGGCGTTTCGCGCGCCGCGAGTTCCGCTTCAGTTACTCCGGGCCGCCGGACTACTCGGCCGAGTCATACCCGCCGGAAGGCTGGAAGCGAGACTCCTAGGGCGTTTACTGCGCGGTTAGTCCTCCGTCGACGGTGAACTCGGCGCCGGTCACGTACTTGGACTCGTCGGAGGCCAGATAGAGCACGCACTCCGCAACGTCCTGGGGCTCACCTATGCGGCCCAGCGGCACGGAGCCGGGGCTCAGCCGCACGCTCGCCGGGTCGGTCGCGCCGCTCGCCTTCGCCTGCATGTTGGTCCAGATGAAGCCCGGGTGGACTGAGTTGCAGCGGATCCCGTCCCGGCTGAGCTCGAGCGCGATCGCCTTCGTGG contains these protein-coding regions:
- a CDS encoding nuclear transport factor 2 family protein → MDRSIAAKLADELAIRALVARYCHGIAERDDEAWADTWATDAEWQLMGQDLRGRDAILAFYQKVVAGARWVVQVATDGLIELAGDEATGRWQITETIQLKDRRALLNIGRYRDRYRRDRDGAWRFARREFRFSYSGPPDYSAESYPPEGWKRDS